CATGGACTGCCCCCGTCAACAAGAACGATTACTATGGTAACCCGAGGCCAAATATGGGACCGGAACCCTGGTTTTTGGTGCTGAAGCCGTCTACTTCGGTTGACGGCGCATTTGAGAGGATAGGTATTGGACATCATGCCCACTGGGACATCGAGAAATGTAAGCTCtttgaggatgaagagcttgcTACAGTGAAAATAGTTTAGACTATTTGGGCAATGCAATTTGACCAATctgtatacatgtatgcgACCCCGTGTAAGTAGACAAAATGCATAGCCAAGATCGCGCTTGAGTAACAGTCAAATACATACAAACGCGACATACATATTCCATGATCTTTGGAAGATCTCCATTTTAATGTCACCCTTTTCATATTTACTCAAGCATATAACGGTCATTTCCCCCATTTATCCACTACCGCAAGAATCACTCGCTAAATCGCTGTAGCATGCGAGCAGAGCCATCTCTGGGAAAATTCACCTGGATCTAATAACCCGACTTATAATTATCTTCAAGCATAATACATTCATTTTCCTCCAAGGTAACATTCTTCTTTGCAGTTTCTACTCGCATCTCTTTCATGGTACCCCCACATGAATTTTGGCAGCTGCTTACTGTCCTTGGTTGGCGAAGTTGAACTAAGAGCAATATCTCGTTTTCCATCAACATTTGCGTCCGTGTTTCAGAAATTACAGCACCACGGATCATAGAAGAGCATATGCTTTTAGAATAATAACAAAAAATGAACCAAAAATCACATTCAAGTCATGAGCCCGCTAGAGACACAAGCTGTTCTTGCTTGCTCAGCGCAAATTCACTAGGACCAATCATAGGACTGGAAAAATACAACGGAAATGCACGAACGGTTACGACGGAATGTAAGACGAAGATTGTAGATGTTTTATCTCGTCATTTGCCCCATCGGGATTAGCACACgaatattaattaatatcGCAGTGCGTGACTATAGACGAGGCTCAGTCGATGTGCGGGCAACTGAAGTCCCTACTCTTCCGATATCCAGAGCCTGGCTTCAAAGGCGCCCTTCTCTGATGGTTACATCGCCCTTCATCGTCGCATTAAACTCTCAATAATgcttctctcccttggctAGGCGAGAAGATAGCCATGGCGACGAGCTTCGCGACGACAGGCCGCCTTCAGGTGTTGCGAGAACCAGGTGATCAGTTTCAAGATGGTGTCGAGTAGGACAAATGAGCAACCAGATCCAGCGCAATTCCTTTTCTAACGTAAAAATTCTAGCATTGTCCTTATTCCTGGTATAGGAACCACCTCGCCAGAAAATTGGCCGTTTGCCGACCGGGATTGGCTCACGAGCCTACCTGGTTCTGGTGCTGGGGCTCGCATTCTCGCATACGAATATGCTTCCCCATTTGCGGTCACCAAGCCATCATGGGAGTCGATTTTAATGTTAGGCTATGATCTTCTCCAACATTTACTTGATGTGCGATCACAGGCAACCTATAATTCTGTAAGTGAAACCCGCGGACTTCGACCACTGAGTTTTTGAATCTGCCGCGGTGATTTTCTGATGCACATGCTCTAGGTCGACACAAAACCGATTGTGGTAGTCTGCCACAGTTTAGGTGGTATTGTAGTCAAGCAAGCTTTGTGTGTCGCTAACAAGCAATTTCCTCGTTACGGATCGATTGTCAATGCCATAGCTGGTGTCATCTTCCTAAGCACTCCGCATCGCTATGGAGACAAGGCCACGAGCTTGTCGCGTTTTCGAGATGTCCTTGAGGCGACGACGGGAAAAAGCCTAAAGATTCCGAGCGCAAATATTGAGCAAGAAGGTGCCATTCTGCTTGATTTGGCAGATCGGTTCGAAGGAATCTCATTTCGTACCCCGATACTGTCAGTATACGAGCTACGTGAATCAAAGAATacttcaacaccattgcGCCCAAAATATCAACAGGTAATATGAAAGTTTAAGCTTTTTTTGGTTTATTCATGCTAATCGAAGATTCTAGCTGGTCAACCGCGAAGCTTGCTCGACTCATGCTCCAATGGAAACAGTGATTGggctcaatctcaatcatAACGATACATGCCTTTTTACCAAGAGCGTTGGAGGCGAAGGCCTATCTGAACTCAACAAATTCATGTATGAGACTTTGCGTGATGCTGTTCAGCTCGTTGCAATCCGACTCGAGGACCGTATGTAAACCATCTTTAAACCCCAGAGACCAGAATGCTAACAACGTCAAGAGGAGTATCAGTACGCAACAATGAGCTCTTATTCGCCCACAATAAGCGAAATGCCCCTCAAACGTGAGTTTAAGTTTCATGGTTTACCAAGTCGTTATACTGACACGAATTAGTTGAGCAAATGGAACTCACCGAATGGCCTTCGAACAACGCAACGGAATGGCCGTCCAATAGAGCAACCGAAGGAACGTCTCTATCAGGCTTTGAACTTGTACATCCTTCAACACCAAATCCAGAGACACGAAAAACCCTTCATTTACCGTGTTTCCTTCTCAACACACATACTTCGAATGCCGACTTTTGTGGCCGCGAAGATATCTTGGAGCGACTTGCCACCGAGCTATTGCCTTCTAAAAACGCTGTGACAGCATCAGGAACTGCTCTGCGGCAATTCGCTCTTTGCGGATTTGGAGGAATCGGAAAGACTGAGATAGCTCGCGAGTTTGCCAGACGACACAGAGAATCGTTTGATGCCGTGTTCTGGGTCATAGCGGATGAGATTGCAAAACTTGATCAACATTTCCAGCAAATCTCGTTGGCACTGGGGCTTGAAACTTCGGCTGAGTGTAAAAGTCAAGTGGTAAGCCGAGAGATTGTGAAAGGATGGCTCTCCAACCCTCGAAAAAATTTGTCGGGACTGGACGAGTTTGCTCAGCCCGGTCAAGTGAAATCAGAAGCGAACTGgctgctcatcttcgacaaCGCAGATGATCCCATGATCCTAGCTGACTACTGGCCGCAAGGGAGCGGATCAATTCTCATCACTAGCCGTGATCCATTGGCAAAAAGCATGTTTACAAGACGGCCTCAGGGTATAGATCTCGGTCCACTATCAGAGCAAGACAGCATGTCCCTATTCAATCACCTTACTACGGCTGCTGGTGACTCAGAAGGCGACACCGCACGAAAAATCGCCGATGCACTTGGCGGAGTGCCATTGGCCATTTCTCAGATGGCAGGCATCATCCGTCGCCAGGACCTTACCTTGGATGAATTTCTGGAGCTCTATGCAGATCACGAAGAGCATGCTAGCCTTTACGAGACAAAATTTGACACCAATTTGATCACTTATCGCTACTCTCTGTCTACCGTTTGGGCATTTGAGAAATTGAAGCCTCATGCTCGGCAATTGTTAGAGCTAATCTCATTTCTTGATCCCGATGCTATAGGAGAAGATTTGCTGATGGCAGCGTCTATGGAACTGTTTTCCGACGGCGCACAGTTCAAGAAGAGTAATTACATGGAAGCTCGATCTGATCTATTACAGTCGTCTCTCGTCTTTAGGGAtaagcaaaagcagcagaTATCAGTTCATCGCCTAGTACAAGATGCAGTTTTAACAACAATGGATGTCGAAAAGAAGCAATTCATGTTTGGTCAAGTTGCTCGAATCCTTTGGGCTGACTGGCCATCAGCAATGCCTAAGCCGTCAAGAGAGCCAGTACTACCCAAGCCCAAATCAAGCGGCGGCAGATTACACGTCTCTAGATGGCCCGTATGTGCATCGATTTACCCTCATGTCCTCAAGATGCACCAACTTTGGTCGACAATATCAGATCTTTCTGAAGCAACTAGCCTGCTTTTCGCAAAACTCCTTGTTGAAGCTGCTTGGTACGTATATTTAATACATCCCCAGAAGTCTAATCGTTCGAAATAGCCTAACGTTACCAGGTATCAAAAGGAGCGGGGACGGACACAACATTtcgacggcttcttctctacAGCTATCCGCATATGCGACCCGTCAACACATCCAGATCGAGATGCTCTACTGGCAGATGTTCATTTTTGCTTAGGGGCTGTTGCCATGGATGCAAGCGATTTTAATGCAAGTCGCATTCAGAAAGAACTCTCCCTCGAATATGTATCCAAAATTTGCAAGGAATTGGGAACTCAAGATGAGAGATTATACCTCGCTCTCGCAGAGCTAGGCATCTCGCGCATCCAGGATAAACGATACGAAGAAGGTGAAGCTGCTCTTAAGGAGGCTCTGCGCATGCGCAAAGCTCTCGGCAACTACATTCCTAGGTCGGGCGAGGCCAATCTAAGCTGGGCTCTTCTCGCGCAGGGTAAACTAGAAGAATGCGACACGCTTCTTCTGGATAGTTTGGCCGGTAGAGAAAAGGCTTTAGGGAAAGATGACAGGGAATCCGTTCGAACTGGACTGATACTCTATGCGCTTGGCAACCTTCGCGCCGCTCAAGATAGGTGGGAGGAAAGTTTCGAATACCACCAGAGAGCATGGCGCCATATGCTTGCGACAGTAGGGGAACGAGATTTCTACACAGCAAATGTCTTCCACAAGTTGGCTGAGCACTACATTCGCTTAGGTCAGAACGAAGAAGCTATGTAAGTGCCGcaatatttaattttaacAGCAAGTGTTTACCTTCTAACGTGTATTAGTGCAATGATCAACTGGGCGCTGGATATCTGGTCTGTAGATCCGACAGCGCATAAGAATGAGATTGCCCGCACGACTTTTCTCAAAGGAAAGTTGTTTGAAGCAACAGGAAAGGCACAGAAGGCTTCTATTGCTCTTAGGGTTTCCTGTCGCTTGAGAAAAGAGATTACGAAGGATGATCGCGATGCGAAAAGTTTGACGACTAAAGATTTTGACGAAATTGTTGCCTTTTGGGCTCGTTAATGATActccctttttttggttgacGGTAAAAGAATGTAACAAATTTAATGATTATTATCACACTTCATCAAATCGGATTGTAAGCTATGTAGCTAGATAACATTCTAGCTGAAAAAATGctacatatatatacagtAGTCCAACAGTCCTTGCGAATATCTACCTCATAATATACCTAGAGTGTTCAGTAGCGTCTATCGTGGAGGAATTAAGCACCAATCTACTTCATTAGACAAGATTATACCGTATGGCTTGGATCTTTATCACTTCCCCCAGCGATACTTCTTCTCCTAGCATACAAAACGCCCTTCCAGAGTCTCATCCAGTGCCGTTTCAGGTACTGGTAGTCCCAGAGATAAAACACATAGGCGAACAGTGTAATCGGGACACACAAGACAAAAAACCACCAAAATCTTACCGCATTCTGCCCTAGCAGATCGACATTCATGCCAAACAGGCTGGAACTAAAATTGAGAGGAATAAAGAGCGTCGCAAGAATAGTAAGCTTCTTGACGCGTTCTGACTGTTCAATGGCCTTCCGAGATTCCTCAATCGTGGCTTTGTTCATTGCTAGAGTGATGCCGCTGGTACAAAGATTTGACAACTCAATGCAACGAATACGAAGCTCTTCATAGTCATCCATAACGCCTCTCGTTGTAAAGGTGCCGTCAGAGCTACTGGATCCGAAATTTCTGACTGTGTCAGAATCGGATGGCTGCCGCCGCGTGCCAACTCCTAGACTTGGAGGCAATGGACTTTCCGCTCTAGCTCTGCCGAAGATCTGGTAGCTTCTTTCAGCTAATTTGTTTAGTACAAGAGAAGTatctttcagctgctgtGCATGACGAGTGAGAATATTGGAAAAGTACTGAAGGGTTCCTAGCGCATCAGTCGAAACTCCTTCAACGATGGTGTTTATCTGGATTTGTATTCTAGACTCGATCAAGTTCAGAAACTGAACTTCGGAAAAGGCTGCGTGTGCAAATAATGGGATGCACATAGAAAGCGGATCTTGTGGTGCTCGACGGGTCAAATCGACAAGCGCAACCAGTGAGTCATATTGTAAAGGTAGAATAGCTGTACTTTGTTGTATTTGCGATGAGACATTTGCATCCGGATCAAAACGATTTGTGGTTGTTCGAAATGCCATTTTaggatggtgttgaagaacGGGAAGTGACGTGGCTTTCGACTCAATATGACTCGTCCATGGTCCCGGAGGAGATTTCTCTAAGGGTCTACCTTGGTCCATCCAAGCAATAACTGTAGCCACGTTTAGTACACATTGTCCCTTCTCTTACAAGACCCAGCATCATGTCTTACCAGCCCAGCCACTCTCCGTCTTGGTAATACAGAGTGAAATCCATTGTTCAATCACAGAGAATGAAGAGCACACTGTAGAATACTCGCGCACCAACGAGTCTCCGCAACATACTCGAGTAGAGCCAAGTTGTTGGATTTTGTACGTCGCAAGTTCAGCAGCTTGTTCCGagcgctgcagctggagatCCTGTCCGCCGAAATCATCGCGATGAAGGAGCGTGTTTACGCAAAGTCGAAACAAGTTCTTTGAAGAACTAGGAAGTGATGGAGTACTATACGCATGTCTGTCAATGCTCGCAGAAAGAAAGTCCATGTGTCGCCTGAAGAACTCCGGATCAATGCCATATTTGCTGCCAATTGCTGACACCCACGACGGCGAGATGAAGCCCCGAATGAAGACTATTTGCCCCGCGCCTCCCGGCGGAATAGATGTCACCGCGGAAAAGGCTTCATGCTCGTGCTGACCATACTGCTGCATATCCCACTTTCTTTCCCCACTGTTGTACACGATAACTAAGTCATGGGGCTCTTCAGACTTGGAAACAAATAgaggcgcttcttctctcggaCTTGCTGGGTGAATTAAGCTGCGGTCTTGTAGCATCCATTCTCCAAGGTCGACGAAATTGTTTCCTGGGAAGACTGAGGTGCTTGAATATCTCCTCGAGAGCGAGATGATTGCTCGGGTATAGTTTTCCGGTGAAGCTATTATAGAGTCAATAAGTAAACCGTGTATTGCTGTCACTTCGATAAAGCGTCAATCCTTACAAGCGACCTTTCTGCGTTCCATGTCCTATTGAGTAACATTATTTGCAAACTGGTTGTCATATTACACGCGGCCTTGGTACCGCACAATGTAGCGCAATGGTCAACGCGGCGGACAGTCGAACAAGGGCCGAATAGAATAGTCGGGGTACATGATCGAGACAAAAGCTGACACAGCGCCCAGCCTTTATATATGAAGAGCACAGCTGAACGAGGCTGTATCCCTCGGTAACCCGGTACTATGGTCACCAGTCCACGGACAAGTGTTTGCGCCGATGCATGAGGCCATTACAGGGCTCAGCATAATAAGCTGTAATACTGCTTAGGGCTAACCACACAAGACATAAGTAGGGATCACAATCCATGCAAGTGTGCGACTGAAGAGAGTGATAAATAGTTCTATACTGTTGAACAAACGGAAAAGGCCGCGGATAAGCTGAAGTTGGTGGCGGGGCAGAAGCAAACATACCAGACGCTATACCTGTCCCGACCGGCGCTTGCTGTTGGCGACCCTCCAAAACACGCAATATTCAATCTATTTCCCCTATAATTAGTTCTGAGACGATTCCTAGTGACATCGGCTGTGGCGCGACGGCGCCGGGCGCTAGAGTTGTGTTGGGAACCTGAGCTATCAGTCTCTCTACGCCCACGTGAGAGCGGCTCCTCCTAGCTTTGTAGAGTGTAACATAGACTTTTGCTGTTGCTTACATTGAGTGTCATAGTTGGTTGGCCGACACCGGAATCTTTCAATAGTTTGATCTCCAAGTCCTATCGCAAAGAACATAGCCTACACTCAAGTCGAACTTGACAACCCGTTCGAGTTTCCTTCTTCGTCTAACTCCTGGCCCTGTCAATTTGGGTCAGTTCCCATGTCAGAAATCATGGCTCCGCGTAAGACAGAGTGCGTGATCTCCCACATGTCATCCGAAGGTGGTCCCTAACAAGGTCATTATTGGTCATCTACATCAAAGTCCACATAACATTACCATTACCACTATAGACAGGAGCTAAACAATAGATATGTTGTCAGCAGATTTCCGTCAATCCGGGCTTGTATTTTCGACATGGACGGGCTGCTCATCAACTCGGAGGACATAATCACTCAGTCCATCAACCTACTGCTGGAAAAATACTCAAGACCGGCGATTACTCGGACAATCCGTGCTCAGCTCATGGGTATCCCAGACTCTACAAATGGCGATGTCTTTCACAACTGGGCAAAGTTGCCCATTCCTCGCGAGCAATTCGCTCGTGAATCAAGTGAACAGATGCACGCGCTGTTTCCGAACTGTGAGCCGCTGCCTGGTGCGGTGAAGCTTTTGTCAAATCTGAACCGTGCACGGAGTGCTTCTTTGGGAGACCCAATTGAGTTGGCTTTAGCGTCCACTACAAAGAGCAACAGCTATGAGTTGAAAGTTACACGGCCAGAAACAAAGCGACTACTTGACACTTTCCAGCCTGATAGACGGATTTTGGGGGATGACCCACGAGTTCCAAAGGGTCGAGGGAAGCCAGCGCCAGATATGTATCTAATAGCCCTCCAGGCGCTAAACACGGCCGCTGGTCCTGACGCGAAGCCCATCTTACCCAGCGAATGCTTAGTCTTTGAAGATAGCATCATTGGGGTAGAAGCTGGGAGGCGGGCTGGAATGAGAGTTATTTGGGTGCCGCATTCAGATTTGGCGATCGAATATCAAGACAGGGAGGATGTTGTGCTCGCTGGAAGGACGGGATTGGTGGAGATTGGAGACACTTGGCAACTAGGGGAAATTGGTGATGATTGGGCCGAACGCATATCGAGTCTGGAGCACTTCGATTATGAAAAATACGGCATTAATATACCACTCTAGACATTTTAAAGCAACTACGGCTCGTATATAACAATTTCACCAATATTTTAGCCCTTAGCGCCAAATATCAGCAAGTCAAAAATAGCGTTGCATATGACATCTCATGGCGGACAGTCAACTATGGAGCCACATAGTTTATGGGCTGCTTGCCACTACACGCGCCTATATCTTCAGGATATCTGATATGAGAATCCCATCAAGTTCTTATACGTAGgggttttttcttttacctttctttttttttttttttttttttctttttgatcTCTCTCTTGTAGAGCTTGGGGCTTATGCCACGAGCTCGCTCTTATGATCGTAGCATTTAGCTTGCAGGCTAGGCGTTATCAAATAATAGCGATCCGCTATGTAGATCGATTATGGAGAGTACTTTCTCGGAGAAAGTGAGTCTAGGACAGAACACTACATGATTCGAAAGTCAGCTCAATCATAGAAAACAAGATTGAGTAACCACCGAATATATGCCTAGGTAGGTAAGTTCATACATCCATATAGGCAATTGGCATAGCAAATTTTTGAAATCGCCATTAGCAATGGCTTCATATGCGAACGAAGTTGAAGCTATTGGGTAGCGCtagaggaggatgaaagtGACCAGTATCGTACTTTATCGAATGTGTGTCTACAGATTTCAATATTTTTCGAGCAATGTCATCACCATAAGACTGGATCAGAAATTGAGTTAGGCAGCAAATATCGTTCATtttcgaaaaaaaaaaaaaaaaaaaagtttcaCTGACATCGATTATCAGCAGTCCAAATCGACCAAAAGCAAGAGGGTGGAAACGAGTTTCGAGGAAGGTAATCCAGACAGTCTGAAATATCCAGAGGGCTATTTGGTTACTCAATAATGATATCTTGAGTCTCGTATATAAAAATCGAATCTTCGATGCTCGGCGATATGATCAAGAAGCATCCTCCGGTATGAGCAGTATGAGGAGGTAATGACTCTGAGGTTTCGAAGCCAACAGTGCTGCCACAAAAGAGGGTACAAGACCAGATTATGGATGAAACTTgcacaaaaaagaagatgtcTTCAGCTCTCACATTCAACACGTCTTGGAAAAGGCGTCTAGGCGTACGTGGCATGATGCTACATGTGAGAGGCTTGTTGTGGGGTACAGCCCTCTTCATCTACCGTCAATGACACGACAAGAATATTGCCTAAAATTCTCAAATGTCGGTTCAAGGGCATTACCAAAACAAGTTAACCATTACGCTTCGTGCCGAATCATCCCCAATGCCGTGAGCGAGACTGCCAGCAACGGCCTAATGCCGGCTCATTCGAATCCAAGTAAGGTATCGGGTGGTCGCGACTGACCTTTGCAGATCTAACATGTGTCCGGCTGAGTAGGTGTAGATTAGCCTGCCAATAGTGAATATTTATGGCAAATGTAATACTCTAGGCGTCAAGAGTCCAATCGGGATATATGGCTACCATGAAAATGTGATTTAGCCTAATTCTACACGTGGGAGTGTGAGGATGAATGTCTGGGGGAACGGAATACAACAGTAACTAGAACAAATTGGGGCTTTTGTATAAAAcaaggcgatgatgaagagtaAATGTTGGATAATGTGAATAAAATCAGTAATTAATGCCTATATAGGTCCCTGTTGAAATTCTCGATGCTATATAACCTCCTACCTGCCCCCAACGTCATTCAACCTTCAAACAATAAGCATCTTATACCATAAGCTTCTGAGTTCGACATCTCTATTATAAAGCCAAACATGCCTTCGGTTAAGAGCACCCTCGCCTTTTTGCTGGGCCAAGCTCTTCTTACTACTGCTAGCCCAGTAGAGGGTGAGATTGTTCAGAAACGACAATGCCCGGGAATTCATGTCTTCGGTGCCCGTGAGACCACAGTAGGCCCAGGATATGGTTCCTCCGCTACTGTTGTGAACCTGGTCATCGCCGCCCATCCGGGAACTACATCTGAGGCAATTGTTTATCCAGCTTGCGGTGGTCAGGCCTCTTGTGGCGGCATTCAGTATAATGCCTCTGTTGTGGCCGGTATCAACGCCGTAGCCACGGCAGTGAATAACTTCCACAACTCTTGCCCAGACACTCAGTTGGTGTTGGTCGGATACTCGCAGGtttgcctctcttctctcgctctATCTCTTTTTACATTAAACCAGATGCTTATGAGTTATATGAAAGGGCGGCCAAATTTTTGATGATGCGCTTTGTGGAGGAGGTGACACCGGCGAAGGATATCCTAACACTGCTGTTCCGATATCTGCAGGAGCAGTCGCTGCTATTAAGGCCGCCATCTTTATGGGAGATCCTCGAAATATTCACGGATTGTCATACAATGTCGGAACCTGCACTGCTCAGGGTGTAAGTATTCGCCGTGTTACGAAGTTAGTCATCCTCTACAGAGTATTGTTTTCTAATTTTCTACTTTTTACCAGTTTGACCCCCGCCCAGCTGGGTTCGTTTGCCCCAGCGCATCTAAGATCCAGTCATACTGCGATGCCCCAGACCCATACTGCTGCAACGGAAACGACGCGAACACTCACCAAGGTTACGGTCAGGAGTACGGCCAGCAAGCTCTCGCTTTTATCAACAGCAAGCTCTCCTCGGGTGGCACTACTCCCCCTCC
Above is a genomic segment from Trichoderma breve strain T069 chromosome 6, whole genome shotgun sequence containing:
- a CDS encoding haloacid dehalogenase-like hydrolase domain-containing protein: MAPRKTEFPSIRACIFDMDGLLINSEDIITQSINLLLEKYSRPAITRTIRAQLMGIPDSTNGDVFHNWAKLPIPREQFARESSEQMHALFPNCEPLPGAVKLLSNLNRARSASLGDPIELALASTTKSNSYELKVTRPETKRLLDTFQPDRRILGDDPRVPKGRGKPAPDMYLIALQALNTAAGPDAKPILPSECLVFEDSIIGVEAGRRAGMRVIWVPHSDLAIEYQDREDVVLAGRTGLVEIGDTWQLGEIGDDWAERISSLEHFDYEKYGINIPL
- a CDS encoding tetratricopeptide repeat domain-containing protein, producing MATSFATTGRLQVLREPGDQFQDGVDIVLIPGIGTTSPENWPFADRDWLTSLPGSGAGARILAYEYASPFAVTKPSWESILMLGYDLLQHLLDVRSQVDTKPIVVVCHSLGGIVVKQALCVANKQFPRYGSIVNAIAGVIFLSTPHRYGDKATSLSRFRDVLEATTGKSLKIPSANIEQEGAILLDLADRFEGISFRTPILSVYELRESKNTSTPLRPKYQQLVNREACSTHAPMETVIGLNLNHNDTCLFTKSVGGEGLSELNKFMYETLRDAVQLVAIRLEDQEYQYATMSSYSPTISEMPLKLEQMELTEWPSNNATEWPSNRATEGTSLSGFELVHPSTPNPETRKTLHLPCFLLNTHTSNADFCGREDILERLATELLPSKNAVTASGTALRQFALCGFGGIGKTEIAREFARRHRESFDAVFWVIADEIAKLDQHFQQISLALGLETSAECKSQVVSREIVKGWLSNPRKNLSGLDEFAQPGQVKSEANWLLIFDNADDPMILADYWPQGSGSILITSRDPLAKSMFTRRPQGIDLGPLSEQDSMSLFNHLTTAAGDSEGDTARKIADALGGVPLAISQMAGIIRRQDLTLDEFLELYADHEEHASLYETKFDTNLITYRYSLSTVWAFEKLKPHARQLLELISFLDPDAIGEDLLMAASMELFSDGAQFKKSNYMEARSDLLQSSLVFRDKQKQQISVHRLVQDAVLTTMDVEKKQFMFGQVARILWADWPSAMPKPWPVCASIYPHVLKMHQLWSTISDLSEATSLLFAKLLVEAAWYQKERGRTQHFDGFFSTAIRICDPSTHPDRDALLADVHFCLGAVAMDASDFNASRIQKELSLEYVSKICKELGTQDERLYLALAELGISRIQDKRYEEGEAALKEALRMRKALGNYIPRSGEANLSWALLAQGKLEECDTLLLDSLAGREKALGKDDRESVRTGLILYALGNLRAAQDRWEESFEYHQRAWRHMLATVGERDFYTANVFHKLAEHYIRLGQNEEAIAMINWALDIWSVDPTAHKNEIARTTFLKGKLFEATGKAQKASIALRVSCRLRKEITKDDRDAKSLTTKDFDEIVAFWAR
- a CDS encoding corA-like mg2+ transporter protein domain-containing protein — its product is MERRKVASSPENYTRAIISLSRRYSSTSVFPGNNFVDLGEWMLQDRSLIHPASPREEAPLFVSKSEEPHDLVIVYNSGERKWDMQQYGQHEHEAFSAVTSIPPGGAGQIVFIRGFISPSWVSAIGSKYGIDPEFFRRHMDFLSASIDRHAYSTPSLPSSSKNLFRLCVNTLLHRDDFGGQDLQLQRSEQAAELATYKIQQLGSTRVCCGDSLVREYSTVCSSFSVIEQWISLCITKTESGWAVIAWMDQGRPLEKSPPGPWTSHIESKATSLPVLQHHPKMAFRTTTNRFDPDANVSSQIQQSTAILPLQYDSLVALVDLTRRAPQDPLSMCIPLFAHAAFSEVQFLNLIESRIQIQINTIVEGVSTDALGTLQYFSNILTRHAQQLKDTSLVLNKLAERSYQIFGRARAESPLPPSLGVGTRRQPSDSDTVRNFGSSSSDGTFTTRGVMDDYEELRIRCIELSNLCTSGITLAMNKATIEESRKAIEQSERVKKLTILATLFIPLNFSSSLFGMNVDLLGQNAVRFWWFFVLCVPITLFAYVFYLWDYQYLKRHWMRLWKGVLYARRRSIAGGSDKDPSHTV
- a CDS encoding cutinase domain-containing protein, producing MPSVKSTLAFLLGQALLTTASPVEGEIVQKRQCPGIHVFGARETTVGPGYGSSATVVNLVIAAHPGTTSEAIVYPACGGQASCGGIQYNASVVAGINAVATAVNNFHNSCPDTQLVLVGYSQGGQIFDDALCGGGDTGEGYPNTAVPISAGAVAAIKAAIFMGDPRNIHGLSYNVGTCTAQGFDPRPAGFVCPSASKIQSYCDAPDPYCCNGNDANTHQGYGQEYGQQALAFINSKLSSGGTTPPPSSTAGTSSTKTGSSPGPTQTQYGQCGGIGWTGPTQCATGFTCKVLNSYYSQCL